Proteins from a single region of Antechinus flavipes isolate AdamAnt ecotype Samford, QLD, Australia chromosome 2, AdamAnt_v2, whole genome shotgun sequence:
- the LOC127552372 gene encoding olfactory receptor 1361-like, producing MNRENQTSISGFYLLGFSELPEQQQIIFWLFLSVYLVTMVGNLLILMAIGLDAHLHTPMYFFLANLSFVDLCFSSVTIPKTLVNHILKSKYISYIECMTQIYFFITFTNMDGFLLGVMAYDRYVAICRPLHYTTIMRPRLCIILVMVSWVITHLHALLHTLLMVQLSFCADKTIPHFFCDPYPILKLSCSDTYLNDLMVFTVGGMVFMTPFMCITISYVYIFSRVLKIPSTQGIKKALSTCGSHLSVVSLFYGAIMGIYLRPSSSYSVQDMAATVIFTMVTPMLNPFIYSLRNRDIKAALKKIKRELFKDFKITKF from the coding sequence ATGAACAGAGAAAATCAAACCAGTATTTCTGGATTCTACCTCCTGGGTTTCTCTGAGCTaccagaacaacaacaaattatctTTTGGTTGTTCCTGTCTGTATATCTGGTCACTATGGTTGGGAACCTGCTCATCTTGATGGCCATTGGCTTAGATGCTCACCTGCACACCCCCATGTATTTCTTCTTGGCCAATCTCTCTTTTGTCGACCTTTGTTTTTCATCAGTCACAATACCCAAGACACTGGTGAACCACATATTGAAAAGTAAATATATCTCTTACATAGAGTGTATGACACAGATAtatttctttatcacttttaCAAACATGGATGGGTTCCTTCTGGGAGTTATGGCATATGATCGCTATGTGGCCATCTGCCGTCCACTCCACTATACCACCATCATGCGCCCTAGACTCTGCATCATTTTGGTGATGGTATCATGGGTCATCACTCACCTGCATGCTCTTTTACATACCTTACTTATGGTTCAATTATCCTTCTGTGCTGACAAGACCATTCCCCACTTCTTCTGTGATCCGTACCCCATCCTAAAGCTTTCCTGTTCTGATACTTACCTCAATGACTTGATGGTGTTCACTGTAGGTGGAATGGTATTCATGACTCCATTCATGTGTATCACTATCTCCTATGTCTACATATTCTCCAGGGTATTGAAGATTCCATCTACTCAGGGGATAAAGAAAGCTCTGTCCACATGTGGCTCTCATCTCTCTGTTGTCTCTTTGTTTTATGGTGCTATCATGGGAATCTATCTGCGCCCATCATCTTCCTACTCAGTTCAGGATATGGCTGCCACAGTTATTTTCACTATGGTGACTCCAATGCTCAACCCTTTCATTTATAGTCTAAGAAATCGAGACATAAAGGCAgccctgaaaaaaataaaaagagaacttttcaaagattttaaaatcacaaaattttag